From the genome of Muricauda sp. SCSIO 64092, one region includes:
- the dsrP gene encoding sulfate reduction electron transfer complex DsrMKJOP subunit DsrP, protein METFRAFRNMVRDSLGYITHGSKVYHLWMFLLTVVMLLGMYAYSIQLDLGLSATGMTDRVSWGLYISNFTFLVGVAAAAVMLVMPTYVLHDIDFKQAVLIGEGLAVAALIMCLAFIIADLGGPAVAWHLIPGIGVFNFPNSMLAWDVIVLNGYLFINISIPLYILFRHYQGKEAKRKVYIPGAILSVLWAVGIHLVTAFLYQGLQARPFWNNALLGPRFLASAFAAGPALIIMVLAAIRKFSEFQIADKTIQKIALIVTVAAQINLIMLISELFKEFYAPTHHSESAYYLYFGLEGKNALMPWIWTAISLNVLATVLLTIHKLRNNFRMLYLSCFMLFIGIWIEKGFGLIVPGFIPGPYGKIAEYTPTWVEIWVTLGIWALGAFLFTMLVKTAIGIELGKLRYKKKEVLESEKA, encoded by the coding sequence ATGGAAACATTTAGGGCATTTAGGAATATGGTAAGGGACAGCCTGGGTTATATAACCCATGGTTCAAAAGTATATCATCTATGGATGTTTTTACTTACTGTGGTAATGCTCTTGGGCATGTATGCCTATTCCATTCAACTGGATTTGGGTTTGAGTGCCACTGGAATGACGGATAGGGTTAGTTGGGGGCTCTACATTTCCAATTTTACCTTTTTGGTGGGCGTGGCGGCGGCAGCGGTTATGTTGGTCATGCCAACGTACGTTTTACATGATATTGATTTCAAACAAGCCGTATTAATTGGTGAAGGATTGGCGGTGGCCGCACTTATTATGTGCCTAGCTTTTATCATTGCAGATTTGGGAGGTCCGGCGGTAGCATGGCATCTCATACCGGGAATAGGGGTATTTAATTTTCCGAATTCGATGTTGGCATGGGACGTTATTGTATTAAATGGTTATCTCTTTATAAACATTTCAATACCTCTGTACATATTATTTCGCCATTATCAAGGCAAAGAAGCAAAACGTAAAGTCTATATTCCTGGCGCTATTCTTTCAGTCTTATGGGCCGTAGGTATACATCTGGTTACGGCATTTCTATATCAGGGCCTTCAAGCGAGGCCTTTTTGGAACAATGCTTTGCTGGGACCTCGTTTTCTAGCATCTGCGTTTGCTGCTGGACCTGCACTTATTATTATGGTATTGGCGGCAATTCGGAAGTTTTCCGAGTTTCAAATTGCGGACAAAACCATTCAAAAAATTGCCCTGATCGTTACTGTGGCCGCTCAAATCAATCTAATTATGTTAATTTCTGAGTTGTTCAAGGAGTTTTATGCCCCTACCCACCATAGTGAAAGTGCATACTATCTTTACTTTGGGCTGGAAGGTAAAAATGCCTTAATGCCCTGGATATGGACGGCTATCTCCCTTAATGTTTTGGCCACGGTATTGTTGACAATCCATAAACTGCGTAACAATTTTAGGATGCTTTATCTTTCCTGTTTCATGCTGTTTATAGGAATTTGGATTGAAAAAGGGTTTGGACTGATAGTCCCCGGATTTATTCCAGGACCTTATGGAAAAATAGCTGAATATACACCAACTTGGGTTGAGATATGGGTAACTTTAGGTATTTGGGCCCTAGGAGCCTTCCTCTTCACGATGCTTGTAAAGACTGCCATTGGTATCGAGTTGGGGAAGCTTAGATACAAGAAAAAGGAAGTTTTGGAATCAGAAAAGGCATAA
- a CDS encoding glucose 1-dehydrogenase yields the protein MNHSNLFDCSNKTTIVTGGGNGIGKACCKMLAAHGANVVVSDLRKEAAEAVAHEIRKDGGNAIAISCNVLKDDDLVNLVKSSVDVFGGIEILINNAGGGGAGRESPYAISVKEFAWVFQLNVFSAWRLSQLCAPEMEKKGYGSMVNITSMGSINKSPNISAYASAKAALNHMTANLAFDYGPHGIRVNAVGPGATKTAALSKVLTPEIEAKMLSGTPIKRLGKVEDIAGAVLYFAAPISEWVSGQVLFVNGGGIQTLD from the coding sequence ATGAACCACTCCAATCTTTTTGATTGCAGCAACAAAACCACAATAGTAACGGGCGGAGGAAATGGAATTGGGAAAGCATGCTGTAAGATGCTAGCCGCCCATGGTGCTAATGTGGTTGTTTCCGATTTGAGGAAGGAAGCCGCAGAAGCCGTTGCCCACGAAATAAGGAAGGACGGTGGAAATGCCATTGCCATAAGTTGTAATGTATTAAAAGATGATGATTTGGTCAATCTGGTCAAATCGTCCGTTGATGTTTTTGGTGGGATTGAGATTTTGATCAACAATGCCGGAGGAGGTGGCGCTGGTAGGGAAAGCCCTTATGCGATATCAGTTAAGGAGTTTGCCTGGGTTTTTCAACTCAATGTATTCAGTGCCTGGCGGCTATCACAATTATGTGCCCCGGAAATGGAGAAAAAGGGATACGGCTCCATGGTAAACATTACCTCCATGGGTTCCATCAACAAAAGTCCCAACATCAGTGCCTATGCCAGTGCCAAGGCGGCCTTGAACCATATGACCGCGAATCTGGCTTTCGACTACGGTCCCCATGGTATCCGGGTAAATGCTGTTGGACCGGGAGCTACCAAAACAGCAGCCCTGTCCAAAGTATTGACCCCGGAAATCGAAGCCAAAATGTTATCGGGCACACCCATTAAAAGATTGGGCAAAGTGGAGGATATTGCGGGTGCAGTGCTCTATTTTGCCGCTCCGATTTCGGAATGGGTAAGCGGACAGGTACTATTTGTAAATGGTGGTGGTATTCAAACTTTAGACTAA
- a CDS encoding PCMD domain-containing protein produces the protein MKKNFDPQSAKRNRTLLIISALCVIGLESCIQEDRFGLSSFKEIKVFQLPGQAGVTTIDQEARSIVIPMSEGADLIGLVPSTVQISNLAAISPSSGEAQDFQDTVLYTVTAEDGSTAVWSVNAVPALPNPQLPNSNFDVWYNVSDYQQPGENAESTVWGTANRAVAIAGDANTNPEDLGGGDLAARLTSVAAPLLVRMAAATLFTGTFTEGFPSPTDPRSNIDFGTPFNGRPRAFQVDFRYLPGPSYEDADGNVLPGGDQCDIYVLLEKRDGDDIYRIGTAWFRSGTEVMDWSSLEIELKYGELSPSEPEFAYANIREGESWGDATDTPTHVTVVFSSSALGDFFTGAIGSELWVNNFEFLY, from the coding sequence ATGAAAAAGAATTTTGACCCCCAAAGCGCAAAGAGGAATAGGACACTACTTATCATTTCCGCATTGTGCGTAATCGGGCTGGAATCATGCATACAGGAAGATAGATTTGGTCTTTCATCTTTTAAGGAAATCAAGGTTTTCCAATTACCGGGTCAAGCGGGTGTAACCACTATAGACCAAGAGGCGCGGAGTATAGTAATTCCTATGAGCGAAGGTGCCGACCTCATCGGTCTGGTTCCCTCGACCGTCCAAATATCCAATTTGGCTGCGATTTCCCCTTCAAGTGGGGAAGCCCAGGATTTCCAGGATACAGTACTATATACCGTAACTGCCGAGGATGGGTCAACAGCTGTTTGGTCCGTGAATGCCGTTCCGGCTTTGCCCAATCCACAGCTTCCAAACAGTAATTTTGACGTTTGGTACAATGTGAGCGATTATCAGCAACCTGGTGAAAATGCGGAAAGTACGGTCTGGGGGACAGCTAACAGGGCCGTAGCCATAGCCGGGGATGCCAACACCAATCCGGAGGACCTCGGTGGCGGGGATTTGGCAGCACGTCTGACCAGTGTTGCAGCGCCCCTATTGGTTCGAATGGCAGCAGCCACCCTTTTTACCGGTACCTTCACAGAAGGATTTCCCAGTCCAACGGACCCCAGGTCAAATATAGATTTTGGCACACCGTTTAATGGGCGACCCAGGGCATTTCAAGTTGATTTTAGGTATCTTCCTGGACCGTCCTACGAGGATGCCGATGGCAATGTACTTCCTGGTGGGGACCAATGTGATATCTATGTGCTATTGGAAAAAAGGGATGGGGATGACATATATCGAATAGGGACAGCGTGGTTCAGAAGTGGAACGGAAGTGATGGACTGGAGTAGTCTTGAAATTGAGCTAAAATATGGGGAGTTGTCACCTTCCGAACCAGAATTTGCGTACGCCAATATTCGCGAAGGGGAGTCCTGGGGTGATGCCACCGATACACCTACCCATGTTACGGTAGTGTTTTCTTCCAGCGCCCTGGGAGATTTTTTTACAGGTGCCATCGGAAGTGAGCTATGGGTCAATAATTTTGAATTTTTATACTGA
- a CDS encoding DUF7009 family protein: MKIRIRGNSVRFRLTKSEVQRLCGTGTVEEKTEFDGSFFSYAVKASKKHDNLHASFLDGAIVLYIPIISLNNWNTNEKVGFYHTQRLDNGSGLMLTLEKDFVCMDKTAEDQSDNYPNPKMM; this comes from the coding sequence ATGAAAATTAGAATTAGAGGAAATTCTGTACGGTTTAGATTGACCAAATCAGAAGTGCAAAGGTTGTGTGGGACAGGTACTGTTGAAGAAAAAACGGAATTTGATGGGTCATTCTTCTCCTATGCGGTCAAAGCTTCTAAAAAACATGATAATTTACACGCCTCTTTTTTGGATGGTGCCATTGTCCTTTATATTCCAATCATTTCCTTAAATAACTGGAACACAAACGAAAAAGTTGGTTTTTACCATACCCAGAGACTTGATAACGGAAGTGGGTTAATGTTAACTTTGGAAAAAGATTTTGTCTGTATGGATAAAACGGCAGAAGATCAGTCGGACAATTATCCCAATCCAAAAATGATGTAA
- a CDS encoding serine hydrolase domain-containing protein → MNRKISIGLVLAMFFCVRANTQETLTAEQSDPSKLGWMQGFPPPKEKIVSAIDGSFFQFPALRYSVCHMRQFMPTTEVKAAATNRYELKVKPDPNIDAVTFLPWNSTEPMTWKESLLRNYTDGILILHKGKIVYEKYFGALKSNGVHAAMSVSKTFIGTLGALLVQEGLLDENKTGSDYVPELSDSAFGDATIRQILDMTTGLKYSEDYSNPNAEIWAFSAAGNPFPKPPSYNGPNNYYDYLVTVQKEGGHGEVFGYKTINTDVMGWIISRVTGKHLPELLSERIWRPLGTHVDGYFQVDGAGIAFAGGGFSANMRDMALFGEMIRKNGKFNKNQILPSSLVEDIRNGGNKDAFDQSVYGKSLKSWSYRNMWWITHNEHGAFAARGVHGQTIYIDPLAEMVLVRFASYPEAKNAKIDPTSLPAYHAIAKYLMSK, encoded by the coding sequence ATGAATAGGAAAATTAGTATTGGATTGGTGCTCGCAATGTTCTTTTGTGTTAGGGCCAATACCCAGGAAACATTGACGGCGGAGCAATCCGATCCTTCCAAATTAGGTTGGATGCAAGGATTTCCACCACCAAAGGAAAAAATAGTATCGGCTATTGATGGAAGTTTCTTCCAGTTCCCGGCCCTACGTTATAGTGTTTGTCACATGCGACAATTCATGCCAACCACTGAGGTCAAAGCCGCAGCCACCAATCGGTACGAGCTTAAAGTAAAGCCCGACCCAAATATTGATGCAGTAACCTTCCTCCCGTGGAATAGTACCGAGCCAATGACCTGGAAGGAATCCCTCCTAAGGAATTATACTGATGGCATCCTGATTTTACATAAGGGTAAGATCGTTTATGAAAAATATTTTGGTGCTTTAAAATCAAATGGTGTCCATGCTGCAATGTCCGTAAGCAAAACCTTTATCGGAACTTTGGGTGCCTTGCTTGTCCAAGAAGGCTTGTTGGATGAAAACAAAACCGGATCGGATTATGTTCCTGAATTAAGTGATTCCGCATTTGGGGATGCGACAATAAGACAAATCCTGGATATGACCACAGGTTTAAAATACAGTGAGGACTATTCCAATCCCAATGCCGAAATCTGGGCATTTTCAGCTGCAGGTAATCCATTTCCAAAGCCCCCCTCCTATAATGGCCCAAACAATTACTACGACTATTTGGTAACGGTTCAAAAAGAAGGTGGGCATGGGGAGGTCTTTGGCTACAAAACGATCAATACGGATGTAATGGGTTGGATCATTTCCCGGGTAACGGGAAAGCACCTTCCAGAGCTATTGTCCGAACGTATTTGGAGACCCCTCGGCACCCATGTGGATGGTTACTTCCAGGTTGATGGTGCAGGAATTGCCTTTGCGGGTGGTGGGTTCAGTGCAAACATGAGGGATATGGCCCTGTTTGGCGAAATGATCCGCAAGAACGGGAAATTCAATAAAAACCAAATACTCCCTTCAAGTCTTGTAGAGGACATTAGGAATGGAGGAAACAAGGATGCATTCGACCAGTCCGTTTATGGCAAATCGTTAAAGAGTTGGAGCTACAGGAACATGTGGTGGATCACCCATAACGAGCATGGTGCCTTCGCTGCAAGGGGCGTACATGGACAAACCATTTATATTGATCCCTTGGCTGAAATGGTACTGGTGAGGTTTGCCTCATATCCGGAGGCAAAAAACGCCAAGATCGACCCAACTTCATTACCGGCCTATCATGCCATAGCCAAATATCTAATGTCCAAATAA
- a CDS encoding DUF6588 family protein: MCALYALKKIAFLLFLLLSLKLSAQDDFDIKSYLVLGVEAAEELASIYLEPLSEGLLYGLTGAWNNTARIKQKWEMDIGLVANGSFVPNEKLSREIDISAIDNLEVLGGGNLVRIPTILGSKESEVTFVATRNGEEFIFDAPTGIGLVSTNLLPNAFIQASLGLPMNSEFSLRFFPKLSIEEASIGVIGFGLKNELTQSFKSLGELPLAISVFVAFSRLDADYDFQTDGFVTGESQSINASLNSWLFEILTSTKFPIWNIYGGLGYVTGRSNYIMEGTYIISTQEGTIQFENPFDVQASISGLRGSLGTSVRLNRFKINLDYTFQGFNNLAFGLHYNLLKGK; this comes from the coding sequence TTGTGCGCATTGTACGCTTTAAAGAAAATAGCCTTCCTCCTTTTTTTGCTCCTATCACTGAAACTTAGTGCCCAGGATGACTTTGATATTAAAAGTTATTTGGTTTTGGGCGTGGAAGCAGCGGAAGAGCTGGCCTCAATCTACTTGGAGCCATTGAGCGAAGGTTTGTTGTATGGACTTACGGGCGCTTGGAACAATACGGCACGGATAAAACAAAAATGGGAAATGGATATTGGTTTGGTTGCGAATGGCTCCTTTGTGCCCAATGAGAAATTATCCCGTGAAATCGATATCAGCGCTATTGATAATTTGGAAGTTTTAGGTGGGGGCAACTTGGTTAGGATTCCAACCATACTGGGTAGTAAGGAATCCGAAGTGACTTTTGTGGCAACCCGAAATGGCGAGGAGTTCATTTTTGATGCACCCACGGGTATAGGCCTCGTTTCCACCAATTTACTTCCCAATGCCTTTATACAGGCAAGTTTAGGATTGCCTATGAATTCAGAATTTAGCCTGCGCTTCTTTCCAAAGCTTTCCATTGAGGAAGCCTCCATCGGGGTTATTGGATTTGGATTAAAAAATGAATTGACCCAAAGCTTTAAAAGTCTTGGGGAACTACCATTGGCCATTTCGGTATTTGTAGCTTTTAGCAGATTGGATGCAGATTATGATTTTCAAACGGATGGTTTTGTGACCGGTGAGTCACAGTCCATTAACGCCTCATTGAATTCCTGGCTTTTCGAGATCCTGACCTCAACAAAGTTTCCCATTTGGAACATCTATGGTGGATTGGGGTATGTCACGGGCAGATCCAATTATATTATGGAAGGTACGTACATTATCAGTACACAAGAAGGGACCATTCAGTTTGAAAATCCATTTGATGTACAGGCAAGTATTTCCGGCTTAAGGGGAAGTTTGGGCACAAGTGTCCGGTTAAATCGATTTAAAATCAACTTGGATTACACTTTTCAAGGCTTCAATAATCTGGCTTTTGGTTTACATTATAATTTGCTAAAGGGGAAATAA